A stretch of DNA from Myxococcota bacterium:
CGCGACAAGTACCACCGTCAGAAAATGATGCTGTATTTTCATACCGTCTCCAATCTGCCAACATCAACAGGCATTTCATTCATTCCGCTTGTTTTTTGTTCTTAAAAAATCTAAGGCTCGCCGCACATGAGTCACGTCTCCAAAGAGCGCATTTTGGTCACCGGCATCTCGGGCGCTATGGGCCAGCTAATTGCCCGAGAACTCGCACCTAATTTTGATGTCATCGGGGTCGATAAAAGGCCGTTTCCCAATAAGCCGCCTGACGTTGAGCTGATGCATCTGGACCTTAGACGCAAATCTGCCTTCGCTGCACTTAAGAAAAAGGTGCCGAAAGCAATTGTCCATATTGGCGTGATTCGAAATCCATCTAAGCATCGCGAAGGATCGGATGCCTATCATTTTAATTTGGAAACCACTTCGCAGCTACTGAAACTGGCAGAAGATTTGGGGGTAAGAAAATTTATTTTTCTTTCAAGTGCCAATCTATATGGGCCATCGGCCAGATCTGCCGGCTTTCTTCAGGAAGACGCCGCTTTGCATGGCGCGGACAGAAGCCCTGAAATACGCGATCTCATAGCGTTGGACATGATGATTCAATCATTCTTTTGGAAAATGCCGCAAATTGAGACAGTGATCCTGCGGCCAGTTCACATCATTGGCGCAGAGCTGAACAACGCGCCAAGCCAATATTATCGCCTGAAGGCCGTACCAACATTGCTTGGCTATGACCCCATGATACAGTTGGTGCATGCCAGCGATGTCGCTCGGGTTTTTACTCTGGCTCTGCAAAGTAGCACGCGCGGAATCTTTAACATTATTGGCGATGGCGCGGCGCCCCTTTCACGCATGATTTCGGCCCTCGACAAAATCAATATACCCATGCCTGAAATCGCGCTCAGAACATTTTTAAAATTTGGCTTTCGGTACCGATTTTCGCCTTACCCTCCAGGCGAGCTGGACCATCTGAAATACACCTGCATGGTCGATGG
This window harbors:
- a CDS encoding NAD-dependent epimerase/dehydratase family protein translates to MSHVSKERILVTGISGAMGQLIARELAPNFDVIGVDKRPFPNKPPDVELMHLDLRRKSAFAALKKKVPKAIVHIGVIRNPSKHREGSDAYHFNLETTSQLLKLAEDLGVRKFIFLSSANLYGPSARSAGFLQEDAALHGADRSPEIRDLIALDMMIQSFFWKMPQIETVILRPVHIIGAELNNAPSQYYRLKAVPTLLGYDPMIQLVHASDVARVFTLALQSSTRGIFNIIGDGAAPLSRMISALDKINIPMPEIALRTFLKFGFRYRFSPYPPGELDHLKYTCMVDGRRAERELGYLPEYNLMESLMTLKLQDRPS